GGCCGAAAATATATTATGATGCTGGGAATGCTACTGGCAATTTTGTTTTACCGGCCTATCTACAGAATGATGTACAATACGACTGATGTAAAACACAAAACTGAAATTGTACAAAAAACCACTCAAAAAACAGAAAACAACGTAAATAATGATAAAATAACCATCATTTCTAAATCCTATACCGATGGAACTACGTATGTAGAAAAGAAAACAGATTTTAATGATAAAAAAGAATCGCAGACCAGTACTATAATTACCATTTGTCCTGCCGATAAATGGACATTAATTTTTCTGGTTTTCATTCAGGTTATATTTGTTACAATGGTGTATGGTCCAATAGCTGCTTTTTTAGTTGAAATGTTTCCAACTAAAATCAGATATACTTCGATGTCGCTTCCGTATCATGTTGGAAACGGGATTTTTGGAGGGCTTCTGCCCGCGATTTCGACTTACTTTGTAACACACGCCAAAGCATCAGGAAAAAGCGATTTTTATCTGGATGGACTTTGGTATCCTATTATCATTGCTTCGATCTGCTTTGTAATTGGAATGATTTATATAGACAATAAAAATAAAATTAATCATCTTTAATATTTAAAAACATGGATAAAATCAAACAGGCATTAGGCGTTTTATGGGTTATTTTAGCAGTTGCGGCCGCTTATTTCTGCGTGTTTGAATTTGGATTGCCTAAATTATTATCGGATCAGCAGGATGATTTAGTTTTTGGAATTATTATTCTTTTTATCCTGACGCCTCTTATTGTTTTGGGCTTAGGAACTTTTGGGTATTTTGCGGTAATTGGAGAATATAATGACAACAAGAAATAACAAAAACAATAAACAACTAAACCAGAAAAGGGCTGTCTATTTTTCAATAGAACAGCCCTTTCACATTACTAACCAAACCAAATTTTTAATCTGTCAGATATATTTTTTTCAGGTTTACTTTTTTACCAGTTTTACAACCTGAGTTTTATTGTTTGCATCAAAAGCTTTAACGATATACAATCCTGTCTGTAAATCGCTTACTCCAAACTGAAAATCTTTATTATTATTTGGAG
This portion of the Flavobacterium gelatinilyticum genome encodes:
- a CDS encoding DUF6814 family protein → MDKIKQALGVLWVILAVAAAYFCVFEFGLPKLLSDQQDDLVFGIIILFILTPLIVLGLGTFGYFAVIGEYNDNKK